Proteins co-encoded in one Halorussus vallis genomic window:
- a CDS encoding NuoI/complex I 23 kDa subunit family protein, which translates to MIGVLKSMATTLKHALDGSTFTVEYPDVAPEVSPRFRGVHKFSQERCIWCRQCENVCPNDTIQIVQDEQRNGEQYNLHIGQCIYCRLCEEVCPVDAILLTQNFEFTGDTKDDLVYNKEQLKNVPWYKDIDPLESREPDRGAWIGEGEGEVDYQ; encoded by the coding sequence ATGATCGGAGTCCTCAAATCGATGGCAACGACGCTGAAGCACGCACTGGACGGCTCGACGTTCACGGTCGAATATCCGGACGTCGCGCCCGAAGTCAGCCCCCGGTTCCGCGGGGTCCACAAGTTCAGCCAGGAGCGCTGCATCTGGTGTCGCCAGTGCGAGAACGTCTGCCCGAACGACACGATCCAGATCGTGCAAGACGAGCAGCGCAACGGCGAGCAGTACAACCTCCACATCGGACAGTGCATATACTGTCGACTGTGCGAGGAGGTCTGTCCCGTCGACGCGATTCTGCTCACGCAGAACTTCGAGTTCACGGGCGACACGAAAGACGACCTCGTCTACAACAAAGAACAGCTGAAGAACGTGCCGTGGTACAAGGACATCGACCCGCTCGAATCGCGGGAGCCCGACCGCGGGGCGTGGATCGGCGAAGGCGAAGGCGAGGTAGACTACCAATAA
- a CDS encoding NADH-quinone oxidoreductase subunit J, which translates to MVYEMLAFGLFALITIASSLGVVLAKDVWHSALLLGAALLSVAVHYVMLEAEFLAAMQILVYVGGVLILITFAVMLTRQAQTEAEEVTEL; encoded by the coding sequence ATGGTATACGAGATGCTCGCGTTCGGGCTGTTTGCTCTCATCACGATAGCGAGCAGTCTGGGCGTCGTCCTGGCGAAGGACGTGTGGCACTCGGCATTACTGCTGGGTGCCGCCTTACTCTCCGTCGCGGTCCACTACGTGATGCTGGAGGCGGAGTTCCTCGCGGCGATGCAGATCCTCGTCTACGTCGGCGGGGTTCTCATCCTCATCACGTTCGCCGTGATGCTGACGCGCCAGGCACAGACAGAGGCAGAGGAGGTGACCGAGTTATGA
- a CDS encoding NADH-quinone oxidoreductase subunit J family protein, with product MSNYDDDRDRRDESIPPEVDDRGRKWPGLAAVALFGVLAYVFVGAEFGEAAGFPNGAEITASIGYAMFNIGAQNAVASEGFLVAFEIIDVVLVAALVGAVMLARRDEGGTITSALRSDAVEDEGQVAVADGGEPTDTQEGEH from the coding sequence ATGAGTAACTACGACGACGATAGAGACCGGCGAGACGAAAGTATCCCGCCCGAGGTCGACGACAGAGGTCGCAAGTGGCCGGGACTGGCCGCGGTCGCGCTGTTCGGCGTGCTCGCGTACGTCTTCGTCGGCGCGGAGTTCGGCGAGGCGGCGGGCTTCCCGAACGGCGCCGAGATTACGGCCAGCATCGGCTACGCGATGTTCAACATCGGCGCACAGAACGCCGTGGCGAGCGAAGGCTTCCTGGTGGCGTTCGAGATCATCGACGTGGTGCTCGTCGCCGCGCTCGTGGGCGCGGTCATGCTCGCGCGCCGCGACGAGGGCGGCACCATCACGTCGGCGCTGCGCTCGGATGCGGTCGAAGACGAAGGCCAGGTCGCCGTCGCGGACGGCGGTGAACCGACCGACACGCAGGAGGGTGAGCACTGA
- the nuoK gene encoding NADH-quinone oxidoreductase subunit NuoK, with the protein MVPIQYYLLLSAAVFCIGVFGILTRRNALLFLMSVELLLNAANINLVAFSKFHGNLTGQTFSLFTLALAAAEVAVGIGIILVLYRNFGDVDVTKATTMRW; encoded by the coding sequence ATGGTTCCGATTCAGTACTACCTCCTGCTGTCGGCCGCCGTCTTCTGCATCGGCGTGTTCGGCATCCTGACCCGACGGAACGCGCTGTTGTTCCTGATGAGCGTCGAGCTCCTGCTGAACGCGGCGAACATCAACCTCGTCGCGTTCTCGAAGTTCCACGGCAACCTCACCGGCCAGACGTTCAGCCTGTTCACGCTGGCGCTGGCCGCCGCCGAGGTCGCCGTCGGCATCGGCATCATCCTCGTCCTCTACCGCAACTTCGGAGACGTGGACGTGACGAAAGCGACGACGATGAGGTGGTAA
- the nuoL gene encoding NADH-quinone oxidoreductase subunit L, with the protein MAALPFELAPAIAALPFVSFLIALLAGAFAPRLLPKGGAIPGILATGGSLLLSAWAFLTVSGGEYYHETITWVVAEGPTPFELHLGILLDPLSTMMLIIVSLVAFLVHIFSLGYMNDEGETGLPRYYAGLGLFTFSMLSFVFADNLLMAFMFFELVGLCSFLLIGFWFRDRAPPSAAKKAFLVTRFGDYFFLVGVVGIFATFHTSMFVAGEESGLHAFPHMAEQVLLGEGGAEVTTYLGLDPQAWFAVLGLLVLGGVVGKSAQFPLHTWLPDAMEGPTPVSALIHAATMVAAGVYLVARMYGFYALLPNVLALIAFVGGFTALFAATMGVVKKEIKQVLAYSTISQYGYMMLGLGAGGYVAATFHLMTHAFFKALLFLGAGSVIIAMHHNEDMWDMGGLKDHMKVTYYAFLSGSLALAGIVPFSGFWSKDEILFEALARGMENPILLAAYAMGLLAVFFTGFYTFRMVALTFHGEPRSDTARNPHGVRWNVKGPLAVLGILAAVAGLVNMTPVAELTGAHIEYLHNWLGGPLEATSVHTYTHILEESGVHHAELSPLIPGLISLALALAGAGLAWKLYAVPSPTEHTDKLGGVKTLLFNNYYQDEAQVWLATGVTLPLARAADKFDQGVIDGVVNGVSSVSLFSGSRVKRVQSGVVTNYAFLLTVSFVLLLVVVGFTGGWF; encoded by the coding sequence ATGGCAGCACTCCCCTTCGAACTGGCACCCGCCATCGCGGCGCTGCCGTTCGTATCGTTCCTGATCGCGCTGCTCGCGGGCGCGTTCGCCCCCCGGCTCCTGCCGAAGGGCGGCGCGATTCCCGGCATTCTCGCCACCGGCGGCTCGCTCCTGCTGTCGGCGTGGGCGTTCCTCACGGTGAGCGGCGGCGAGTACTACCACGAGACGATAACGTGGGTCGTCGCCGAAGGTCCGACCCCGTTCGAACTCCACCTGGGCATCCTGCTCGACCCGCTGTCGACGATGATGCTCATCATCGTCTCGCTGGTGGCGTTCCTCGTCCACATCTTCAGCCTCGGCTACATGAACGACGAGGGCGAAACCGGCCTCCCCCGGTACTATGCCGGACTCGGCCTGTTCACCTTCAGCATGCTCTCGTTCGTGTTCGCAGACAACCTGCTGATGGCGTTCATGTTCTTCGAGCTGGTCGGGCTCTGCTCGTTCCTGCTCATCGGCTTCTGGTTCCGCGACCGGGCGCCGCCGTCGGCCGCGAAGAAGGCGTTCCTGGTCACCCGCTTCGGTGACTACTTCTTCCTCGTGGGCGTCGTCGGCATCTTCGCGACCTTCCACACGTCGATGTTCGTCGCGGGCGAGGAGTCGGGCCTCCACGCGTTCCCCCACATGGCCGAGCAGGTCCTGCTGGGCGAGGGCGGGGCCGAGGTGACGACCTACCTCGGTCTCGACCCGCAGGCGTGGTTTGCGGTGCTCGGACTGCTCGTGCTGGGCGGCGTCGTCGGTAAATCGGCGCAGTTCCCGCTGCACACCTGGCTGCCCGATGCGATGGAGGGTCCGACCCCCGTCTCCGCGCTGATTCATGCGGCGACGATGGTCGCGGCCGGCGTCTACCTCGTCGCGCGGATGTACGGCTTCTACGCGCTGCTGCCGAACGTGCTGGCGCTCATCGCGTTCGTCGGCGGCTTCACGGCGCTGTTCGCAGCGACGATGGGCGTCGTCAAGAAGGAGATAAAGCAGGTGCTGGCGTACTCGACCATCTCCCAGTACGGCTACATGATGCTGGGGCTGGGCGCCGGCGGCTACGTCGCGGCGACGTTCCACCTCATGACCCACGCGTTCTTCAAGGCGCTGCTGTTCCTCGGCGCCGGGTCGGTCATCATCGCGATGCACCACAACGAGGACATGTGGGACATGGGCGGCCTGAAAGACCACATGAAGGTGACCTACTACGCCTTCCTCTCCGGGTCGCTCGCGCTCGCGGGCATCGTCCCGTTCTCGGGCTTCTGGTCGAAGGACGAGATTCTGTTCGAGGCGCTCGCCCGCGGGATGGAGAACCCGATTCTCCTGGCCGCGTACGCGATGGGTCTGCTCGCGGTGTTCTTCACCGGGTTCTACACCTTCCGGATGGTCGCGCTGACCTTCCACGGTGAACCCCGGAGCGACACCGCCCGCAACCCCCACGGCGTCCGCTGGAACGTCAAGGGACCGCTCGCGGTCCTCGGGATTCTGGCGGCCGTCGCCGGCCTGGTCAACATGACCCCGGTCGCGGAGCTGACGGGTGCACACATCGAGTACCTCCACAACTGGCTCGGCGGCCCGCTGGAGGCCACCTCGGTTCACACCTACACCCACATCCTCGAGGAGAGCGGCGTCCACCACGCAGAGCTGTCGCCGCTCATCCCCGGCCTGATCTCGCTGGCGCTCGCGCTGGCGGGTGCGGGCCTGGCGTGGAAGCTCTACGCGGTCCCGTCGCCGACCGAGCACACCGACAAGCTCGGCGGCGTCAAGACGCTACTGTTCAACAACTACTACCAGGACGAGGCGCAGGTCTGGCTCGCCACCGGCGTCACCCTGCCGCTGGCTCGCGCCGCCGACAAGTTCGACCAGGGCGTCATCGACGGCGTGGTCAACGGCGTCTCCAGCGTGAGCCTGTTCAGCGGGAGCCGGGTCAAGCGGGTCCAGAGCGGCGTGGTGACCAACTACGCCTTCCTGCTGACGGTGAGCTTCGTACTCCTGCTCGTCGTCGTCGGCTTCACGGGAGGTTGGTTCTAG
- a CDS encoding complex I subunit 4 family protein, which yields MWIEALIAVTMLGAFAAFLAPDKVAGKLAFALSLLPLAGSLWMYSTYEASGNALTGGTLAFEENFQWVVAGPYSLSWHVGLDGISMPLVVLTTVLTTLALLSSWTPIDERQSQFYGLMLFLEAGLLGVFSALDFFLWFVFWEMVLVPMYVLIGVWGGPRRKYAAIKMFVYTNIASLVMFIGFIALVFGLGDSVTSLDMPAVAQALRAGQLQGLGPFGPETLKVLAFFAMFVGFAVKVPVVPFHTWLPDAHVEAPTPVSVMLAGVLLKMGTYALLRFNFTMLPDVARDYAVLIAVFAVVSVIYGAMLALAQSDLKRIVAYSSVSSMGYVILGLVAYTMYGMGGATFQMVAHGLISGLMFMSVGVIYNTTHTRMVSDMSGMASKMPFTVAVFVAGAFGYMGLPLMAGFAAELFIFLGSFGAFAGSVWFTAIAMFGIVIVAGYLLFAMQRTLFGPFELETDYEVGRAPFHDVAPLVVLVLLVILLGVDPNIFFGMIQDAVSPLVPAAGGGH from the coding sequence ATGTGGATCGAAGCGCTCATCGCGGTCACGATGCTCGGCGCGTTCGCGGCGTTCCTCGCCCCCGACAAGGTCGCGGGCAAACTCGCGTTCGCGCTCAGTCTGCTCCCGCTCGCCGGGAGCCTCTGGATGTACAGCACCTACGAGGCCAGCGGTAACGCCCTCACCGGCGGGACGCTGGCGTTCGAGGAGAACTTCCAGTGGGTCGTCGCCGGCCCCTACAGCCTCAGCTGGCACGTCGGCCTCGACGGCATCAGCATGCCGCTGGTCGTGTTGACCACGGTGCTGACGACGCTGGCGCTGCTCAGTTCGTGGACTCCAATCGACGAGCGTCAGAGCCAGTTCTACGGCCTGATGCTCTTCCTGGAGGCGGGCCTGCTCGGCGTCTTCTCGGCGCTCGACTTCTTCCTGTGGTTCGTCTTCTGGGAGATGGTGCTCGTCCCGATGTACGTCCTCATCGGCGTCTGGGGCGGCCCGCGCCGGAAGTACGCCGCCATCAAGATGTTCGTCTACACGAACATCGCCAGCCTCGTGATGTTCATCGGGTTCATCGCGCTGGTGTTCGGCCTCGGCGACTCGGTGACCAGCCTCGACATGCCGGCGGTCGCCCAGGCGCTTCGCGCCGGTCAGCTTCAGGGCCTCGGTCCGTTCGGACCAGAGACCCTGAAGGTGCTGGCGTTCTTCGCCATGTTCGTCGGCTTCGCGGTGAAGGTGCCGGTCGTTCCGTTCCACACGTGGCTGCCGGACGCTCACGTCGAAGCGCCGACGCCGGTGTCGGTGATGCTGGCGGGCGTCCTGCTGAAGATGGGTACCTACGCGCTGCTCCGGTTCAACTTCACGATGCTGCCGGACGTCGCGCGCGACTACGCCGTGCTCATCGCGGTGTTCGCCGTGGTCAGCGTCATCTACGGCGCGATGCTCGCGCTGGCCCAGTCGGACCTCAAACGCATCGTGGCGTACTCGTCGGTTTCCTCGATGGGGTACGTCATCCTCGGACTCGTCGCCTACACCATGTACGGCATGGGCGGGGCGACGTTCCAGATGGTCGCCCACGGCCTCATCTCGGGGCTGATGTTCATGTCGGTCGGCGTCATCTACAACACGACCCACACTCGGATGGTCTCGGACATGTCCGGGATGGCGAGCAAGATGCCGTTCACCGTCGCGGTGTTCGTCGCGGGCGCGTTCGGCTACATGGGCCTGCCGCTGATGGCGGGCTTCGCCGCCGAACTGTTCATCTTCCTCGGCTCGTTCGGGGCGTTCGCCGGCTCGGTGTGGTTCACGGCCATCGCGATGTTCGGCATCGTCATCGTCGCGGGCTACCTGCTGTTCGCGATGCAGCGGACGCTGTTCGGCCCGTTCGAACTGGAAACCGACTACGAGGTCGGCCGCGCCCCGTTCCACGACGTGGCGCCGCTGGTGGTGCTCGTCCTGCTGGTCATCCTGCTGGGCGTGGACCCCAACATCTTCTTCGGGATGATCCAGGACGCCGTGAGTCCGCTCGTCCCGGCCGCGGGAGGTGGACACTAA
- a CDS encoding NADH-quinone oxidoreductase subunit N codes for MAFQLPNWMALAPTLALGLTALVLLLVDSIDPDTTDRGLLAAIATVGSLASAGFAAWYLLAGTGDQPFTLYSEALVVDTMALFFAFVFASVTAMVTVASYDYLRDHAYQAEYYALVTLAATGMTLMAAANSLAVVFVSLELASLPSYALVAILKKNRGSVEAGLKYFLIGALSASVFAYGISLIYGVSGSLVLPEVASSVAQTELTGVLGIGVMMVLGGFAFKTASVPFHFWAPEAYEGAPAPISAFLSSASKAAGFAAAFRVMTVAFPVAAVAEGAAASVDWVLAVQILAVVTMTLGNFAAATQDTVKRMLAYSSVGHAGYALIGLAALTGNNDTFVLAGSMAHLLVYGFMNTGAFLFIALTEHWSIGRRFEDFNGLASQAPFACAAMTVFLFSLAGVPVGGGALSKWFLFAGAVGAGFWWLAAVGVINSALSLYYYSRVVKAMWIEEASGEFAIESRPAGLYAALVTAAVVTVLLLPGFGPVWEFATEAAAALVA; via the coding sequence ATGGCGTTCCAACTACCAAACTGGATGGCGCTCGCGCCGACGCTCGCGCTCGGGCTGACGGCGCTGGTGCTGTTGCTCGTCGATAGTATCGACCCCGACACGACCGACCGCGGCCTGCTGGCCGCCATCGCGACCGTCGGGTCGCTGGCGTCGGCCGGCTTCGCGGCGTGGTACCTGCTCGCGGGTACCGGCGACCAGCCCTTCACGCTCTACAGCGAGGCGCTGGTCGTCGACACGATGGCGCTGTTCTTCGCCTTCGTGTTCGCCAGCGTCACCGCGATGGTGACCGTCGCGAGCTACGACTACCTGCGCGACCACGCCTACCAGGCGGAGTACTACGCGCTGGTCACGCTGGCGGCGACCGGCATGACGCTCATGGCCGCGGCCAACAGTCTCGCCGTGGTGTTCGTCAGCCTCGAACTCGCCAGCCTCCCCTCCTACGCGCTCGTCGCGATTCTGAAGAAGAACCGCGGCAGCGTCGAGGCGGGGCTGAAGTACTTCCTCATCGGCGCGCTGTCGGCGTCGGTGTTCGCCTACGGTATCAGCCTGATCTACGGCGTCAGCGGCTCGCTGGTACTGCCCGAAGTGGCGAGTTCGGTCGCCCAGACCGAACTGACCGGCGTACTGGGCATCGGCGTGATGATGGTGCTCGGCGGCTTCGCGTTCAAGACCGCCTCGGTGCCGTTCCACTTCTGGGCGCCGGAGGCCTACGAGGGCGCGCCCGCGCCCATCTCGGCGTTCCTCTCGTCGGCCTCGAAGGCCGCCGGGTTCGCCGCGGCCTTCCGCGTGATGACGGTGGCCTTCCCGGTCGCCGCCGTCGCCGAGGGCGCGGCCGCGAGCGTCGACTGGGTGCTGGCGGTCCAGATTCTGGCCGTCGTCACGATGACGCTCGGCAACTTCGCGGCCGCCACCCAGGACACGGTCAAGCGGATGCTCGCGTACTCGTCGGTCGGCCACGCCGGCTACGCCCTCATCGGGCTGGCGGCGCTGACCGGCAACAACGACACGTTCGTCCTGGCGGGTAGTATGGCCCACCTGCTGGTCTACGGGTTCATGAACACGGGCGCGTTCCTGTTCATCGCCCTCACCGAGCACTGGTCCATCGGCCGCCGGTTCGAGGACTTCAACGGTCTGGCCTCGCAGGCACCGTTCGCGTGTGCGGCGATGACCGTGTTCCTGTTCAGTCTGGCGGGCGTCCCCGTCGGCGGAGGAGCGCTCTCGAAGTGGTTCCTCTTCGCCGGGGCCGTCGGCGCCGGCTTCTGGTGGCTCGCCGCCGTGGGCGTCATCAACAGCGCGCTGTCGCTGTACTACTACTCGCGGGTCGTCAAGGCGATGTGGATCGAGGAGGCGTCGGGCGAGTTCGCCATCGAGTCCCGCCCCGCCGGCCTCTACGCCGCGCTCGTCACCGCCGCCGTCGTGACCGTGCTCCTCCTGCCGGGCTTCGGCCCGGTCTGGGAGTTCGCCACGGAGGCCGCGGCGGCGCTGGTGGCGTAG
- a CDS encoding DHH family phosphoesterase: protein MVSRLVLGCGTVGQSLVESIADAPGDLLVVASGENRVEALRDEKVSATRGDPADPDIADLGTVNPNVVIVAADDPAVNRRAAELAADRFADAYLFAYLGEEPSDEQRTAITALADRVVDPRAELAVAIVAAATGESAARTAGLRRALREIEGTLGVFMHDNPDPDAIASAVALSRVAESVGVDAEACYFGAISHQENRAFVNLLDLDLRNVEDDVDLSEFGAVALVDHSRPGVNDQLPPDTDVHVVIDHHPPKEPVEAEFVDLRSDVGATSTLLAEHVQRLDVALTEDVATALLYGIRVDTKDFAREVSTADFEAASYLLPHADIATLERVETPSISADTFETIARAIRNRRLDGTILATCVGSLADRDALAQAADRLLNMEGVTTTLVYGFRNGTVYVSARARGTDIDLGETLRDAFGQIGSAGGHADMAGAQIPLGLLGEVEDEQEESLASVISEVITERFFETVRSVPNDESEYAAGGSAFDVTVAGEPED from the coding sequence ATGGTTTCCCGGCTGGTGCTCGGGTGTGGAACCGTCGGGCAGTCGTTAGTGGAGTCGATAGCCGACGCGCCCGGCGACCTACTCGTCGTCGCGAGCGGGGAGAACCGGGTCGAAGCGCTCCGGGACGAGAAGGTTTCTGCGACCCGCGGCGACCCCGCCGACCCCGACATCGCCGACCTCGGGACGGTCAACCCCAACGTAGTCATCGTCGCCGCCGACGACCCGGCCGTCAATCGCCGGGCCGCGGAACTGGCGGCGGACCGCTTCGCCGACGCCTATCTGTTCGCGTACCTCGGCGAGGAACCCAGCGACGAACAGCGCACGGCGATAACCGCGCTCGCCGACCGCGTGGTCGACCCCCGGGCAGAACTCGCCGTGGCGATCGTCGCGGCCGCGACCGGCGAGTCGGCCGCCCGGACCGCGGGCCTGCGCCGGGCGCTCCGGGAGATTGAAGGGACGCTGGGCGTGTTCATGCACGACAACCCCGACCCCGACGCCATCGCCAGCGCGGTGGCGCTGTCGCGCGTCGCCGAGTCGGTCGGCGTCGACGCCGAGGCCTGCTACTTCGGCGCCATCTCCCACCAGGAGAACCGGGCGTTCGTCAACCTGCTCGACCTCGACCTCCGGAACGTCGAGGACGACGTCGACCTCTCGGAGTTCGGCGCGGTCGCGCTGGTCGACCACTCCCGGCCGGGCGTCAACGACCAACTGCCGCCCGACACCGACGTCCACGTGGTCATCGACCACCACCCGCCGAAGGAACCCGTGGAGGCCGAGTTCGTCGACCTGCGCAGCGACGTGGGCGCGACCTCGACGCTGTTGGCGGAACACGTCCAGCGTCTCGACGTCGCCCTGACCGAGGACGTGGCGACCGCCCTGCTGTACGGTATCCGGGTCGACACCAAGGATTTCGCCCGGGAGGTTTCGACCGCCGACTTCGAGGCGGCCTCGTACCTGTTGCCCCACGCCGACATCGCCACCCTCGAACGGGTCGAGACGCCCTCCATCAGCGCCGACACGTTCGAGACGATCGCCCGGGCGATTCGGAACCGCCGCCTCGACGGCACGATTCTGGCGACCTGCGTCGGGTCGCTGGCCGACCGCGATGCGCTGGCGCAGGCCGCAGACCGCCTGCTCAACATGGAGGGGGTCACCACCACGCTGGTCTACGGCTTCCGTAACGGCACGGTGTACGTCTCCGCGCGGGCGCGCGGGACCGACATCGACCTCGGCGAGACGCTCCGAGACGCCTTCGGCCAGATCGGAAGCGCCGGCGGGCACGCCGACATGGCGGGCGCCCAGATTCCGCTGGGACTCCTCGGCGAGGTCGAGGACGAACAGGAGGAGTCGCTGGCGTCGGTCATCAGCGAGGTCATCACCGAGCGCTTCTTCGAGACGGTCCGGTCGGTGCCCAACGACGAGAGCGAGTACGCGGCCGGCGGGTCGGCCTTCGACGTGACGGTCGCGGGCGAACCCGAGGACTGA
- a CDS encoding CBS pair associated ParBc domain-containing protein codes for MDVAAVPDGGTADGKPKVKDYMTREVATVSPDDTVEEVARRIVESDGHNGFPVCDGRRVEGFITARDLLLAGDQEPIFKVMSQDLIVAHPEMDVNDAARVILRSGIQKLPVVDDAGNLVGIISNTDVIRSQIERATPEKVGKLMRTLESIHDTEVTQTRREVALAELTPTQGKVYADELEGRTYELERGLAEPLVVIDTAGDFLLADGHHRAMAGDRVGVETMDAYVIVVDEDVELGMQKTAEKEGLETIDDIKIVDYARHPLVETTKRLQ; via the coding sequence ATGGACGTGGCGGCAGTGCCCGACGGCGGCACCGCAGACGGCAAACCGAAGGTCAAGGACTACATGACCCGCGAGGTGGCGACCGTCTCGCCGGACGACACCGTCGAGGAGGTCGCGCGCCGGATCGTCGAGAGCGACGGACACAACGGCTTTCCGGTCTGCGACGGCCGCCGGGTAGAGGGGTTCATCACCGCCAGGGATCTGCTTTTGGCCGGCGATCAGGAACCCATCTTCAAGGTGATGAGCCAGGACCTCATCGTCGCCCACCCCGAGATGGACGTCAACGACGCCGCCCGGGTCATCCTCCGGTCGGGCATCCAGAAACTCCCGGTCGTCGACGACGCGGGCAACCTCGTCGGCATCATCTCGAACACCGACGTCATCCGCTCGCAGATAGAGCGCGCGACCCCCGAGAAGGTCGGCAAACTGATGCGGACCCTCGAATCCATCCACGACACCGAGGTGACTCAGACCCGCCGCGAGGTGGCGCTGGCCGAACTCACGCCGACCCAGGGGAAGGTGTACGCCGACGAACTGGAGGGCCGGACCTACGAACTCGAACGCGGCCTCGCCGAACCGCTGGTGGTCATCGACACCGCGGGCGACTTCCTGTTGGCCGACGGCCACCACCGGGCGATGGCGGGCGACCGGGTCGGCGTCGAGACGATGGACGCCTACGTCATCGTCGTCGACGAGGACGTGGAACTCGGCATGCAGAAGACCGCCGAGAAGGAGGGACTGGAGACCATCGACGACATCAAGATCGTCGACTACGCCCGCCACCCGCTGGTCGAGACGACCAAGCGGTTGCAGTGA
- a CDS encoding ABC transporter ATP-binding protein: MNAETTPTGSESPTAETDETGTDPRFEDAALRVRDLRKTYGSGDDAVTAVDGISLDVERGSVVGLLGPNGAGKTTTIKSMLGLVVPTEGSVRIAGVDVHESPKAAYRRVGAMLEGARNVYWRLTVRENLAFFAALAGDRPSDKRERHGALLEQFGLAEKADVTVKELSRGMKQKVSLACTLARDADVAFLDEPTLGLDVESSLELRTELRDLAEESGTTIVLSSHDMDVIEDLCDRVVIMNEGRIVADDTVENLLDLFRTQTYEVRVEGEIPPDARRRLEGAFDAAEFERRSDVERFVVSVTGGEFYDLTDALRDAGLALASVDAVEPDLEDVFLELTDDSGDDSGGDRA, encoded by the coding sequence GTGAACGCCGAAACGACGCCGACGGGGTCGGAGTCGCCGACCGCCGAGACGGACGAAACCGGGACGGACCCCAGGTTCGAAGACGCCGCCCTCAGGGTTCGCGACCTCCGGAAGACATACGGGAGCGGAGACGACGCGGTGACCGCGGTGGACGGGATTTCGCTCGACGTCGAGCGCGGGTCGGTCGTCGGACTGCTCGGGCCGAACGGCGCGGGCAAGACCACGACCATCAAGTCGATGCTCGGCCTCGTCGTCCCGACCGAGGGGTCCGTGCGAATCGCGGGCGTGGACGTCCACGAGTCGCCGAAGGCGGCCTACCGGCGGGTCGGCGCGATGCTGGAGGGCGCCCGAAACGTCTACTGGCGACTCACCGTCCGGGAGAACCTCGCGTTCTTCGCGGCGCTGGCGGGCGACCGACCGTCCGACAAGCGCGAGCGCCACGGCGCCCTGCTCGAACAGTTCGGTCTCGCCGAGAAGGCCGACGTGACCGTCAAGGAACTCTCGCGGGGGATGAAACAGAAGGTGTCGCTGGCGTGCACGCTGGCCCGCGACGCCGACGTGGCCTTCCTCGACGAACCGACGTTGGGGCTGGACGTCGAGAGTTCGCTCGAACTCCGCACGGAGTTGCGCGACCTCGCCGAGGAGTCGGGCACGACTATCGTGCTGTCGAGCCACGACATGGACGTCATCGAGGACCTCTGCGACCGAGTCGTCATCATGAACGAGGGGCGAATCGTCGCCGACGACACCGTCGAGAACCTGCTCGACCTGTTCCGCACCCAGACCTACGAGGTCCGGGTCGAAGGCGAGATACCGCCCGACGCGCGCCGCCGCCTCGAAGGAGCCTTCGACGCCGCCGAGTTCGAGCGGCGCTCGGATGTCGAGCGGTTCGTCGTCTCGGTGACCGGCGGGGAGTTCTACGACCTGACCGACGCGCTCCGTGATGCCGGCCTCGCGCTCGCGTCGGTCGACGCCGTGGAACCCGACCTCGAAGACGTGTTCCTCGAACTCACCGACGACTCGGGCGACGATTCGGGAGGTGACCGCGCGTGA